Proteins from one Hemibagrus wyckioides isolate EC202008001 linkage group LG16, SWU_Hwy_1.0, whole genome shotgun sequence genomic window:
- the lrrtm4l1 gene encoding leucine rich repeat transmembrane neuronal 4 like 1: MGLSNCAKRLACLLSLLASFLLLLCSGEKTCPYSCRCEGKIVHCDSASFIDVPENISVTCQGLSLRNNDLHTMLPYQFAHLNQLLWLYLDHNQISFVDSRAFQGIRRLKELVLSTNKISQLHNATFHGVPNLRSLDLSYNKLQELQPGQFHGLRKLQNLHLRSNGLTTIPVRAFIECRSLEFLDLGYNRLRVLTRTTFLGLSRLMELHLEHNQFSRINFFLFPRLANLRGLYLQWNRIRAVNQGLPWMWYTLQKLDLSGNEIQSLDPVVFQCLPNLQVLNLESNKLANVSHETVAAWISLSTISLAGNVWDCGPGICPLVAWLKNFRGTKDTSIICSSPKHLQGEKVMEATKNYIDCEDFELIPQTPFPPHTWESSMETTAEPVLALTTPELPLLPATSEAPIPPLLAQPLPYPTIPETNHRDTPPDTPPPSNSLLVTPSPEQEDLSFHKIVVGGVALFFTTSLILMVIYVSCRRYPGATRLLQQRSVVGRKRRKKSPEPEQNLSSQLQEYYMSYNPAATPEAMDVLANGTGTCTCTISGSRECENEYVCPRPLPRAWIGDVPTIH; this comes from the coding sequence gTCTGTCGAATTGTGCCAAGAGATTAGCATGCCTCCTCTCACTCCTTGCCtcctttctccttcttctctgcTCCGGGGAGAAAACATGCCCCTACAGCTGCCGGTGTGAGGGTAAAATTGTCCATTGTGACTCAGCATCTTTCATCGATGTCCCAGAGAACATTTCAGTAACTTGCCAGGGTTTGTCTCTGCGAAACAATGACTTGCACACAATGCTCCCTTACCAGTTTGCCCACTTGAACCAGCTCCTCTGGCTCTACCTGGACCACAATCAGATCTCATTTGTAGACAGCCGTGCTTTCCAGGGCATACGACGGCTAAAGGAGTTGGTCTTGAGCACCAACAAGATCTCACAGCTACACAATGCTACCTTCCACGGCGTGCCAAATCTCCGCAGCCTGGACTTGTCCTATAACAAGCTCCAGGAATTGCAGCCAGGTCAGTTCCATGGTCTTCGGAAGCTACAAAATCTGCATCTACGCTCCAATGGGCTCACAACAATTCCTGTTCGGGCTTTTATAGAGTGTAGAAGCTTGGAGTTTCTTGATCTGGGTTACAACCGACTACGTGTCCTCACACGTACCACGTTCTTGGGTTTGTCTCGGCTGATGGAACTGCACCTGGAGCACAACCAGTTCTCTCGGATcaacttctttctttttccacgCCTCGCAAACCTCCGTGGGCTGTATCTCCAGTGGAATCGTATCCGAGCAGTGAATCAAGGCCTGCCCTGGATGTGGTATACCCTACAGAAGCTGGACTTGTCTGGCAATGAGATCCAGAGTCTGGACCCTGTGGTTTTCCAATGCTTGCCAAATCTTCAGGTTCTAAACTTGGAGTCTAACAAGCTTGCTAATGTGTCCCATGAAACGGTGGCAGCCTGGATTTCCCTCTCAACAATCAGCCTCGCTGGAAACGTCTGGGATTGTGGGCCAGGCATTTGTCCTCTCGTCGCTTGGTTAAAGAATTTCCGTGGAACTAAAGACACAAGTATCATTTGCAGCAGCCCTAAACATCTTCAAGGGGAAAAGGTTATGGAGGCAACAAAAAATTATATAGATTGTGAAGATTTTGAACTCATCCCCCAAACGCCGTTTCCTCCCCACACTTGGGAGTCAAGTATGGAAACTACCGCTGAGCCAGTGTTGGCTTTGACAACTCCTGAACTACCCCTGCTCCCCGCCACCTCTGAGGCACCCATCCCACCGTTGTTGGCTCAACCTCTTCCTTATCCTACTATCCCTGAAACTAACCACAGAGACACCCCTCCAGATACACCACCACCCTCCAACAGCCTGCTCGTGACGCCATCTCCAGAACAAGAGGACTTATCCTTCCATAAGATTGTGGTCGGTGGTGTGGCACTTTTCTTTACAACATCCCTCATCTTGATGGTGATATACGTCTCCTGTAGACGGTATCCTGGAGCCACAAGGCTGTTGCAGCAGCGCTCTGTGGTCGGACGGAAGCGGCGGAAAAAGAGTCCTGAGCCAGAACAGAACCTGAGCTCCCAACTACAGGAATATTACATGAGCTACAACCCTGCTGCTACGCCGGAAGCCATGGATGTACTGGCCAATGGGACTGGTACTTGCACATGTACCATATCCGGCTCCAGGGAATGTGAG